Proteins from a genomic interval of Youhaiella tibetensis:
- a CDS encoding MerR family transcriptional regulator, with protein MRDYAIGELSSLSGVKVPTIRYYEEIGLLAAPARTEGNQRRYDGEALNRLRFIAHARAMGFPMDSLKAMLRIARHPEDPCDDIDDLVRGRLAEVEERIARLTNLRAELKGMLTSHAHGKVAECRVMEVLSDHDNCKHEH; from the coding sequence ATGCGCGACTATGCCATCGGCGAACTGTCATCGCTCTCGGGCGTCAAGGTTCCCACCATTCGCTATTACGAGGAAATCGGCCTGCTCGCCGCGCCGGCGCGCACCGAGGGCAACCAGCGGCGCTATGATGGGGAGGCGCTCAACCGCCTGCGCTTCATCGCCCACGCCCGCGCCATGGGCTTCCCCATGGATTCCCTCAAGGCCATGCTGCGCATCGCCCGTCATCCCGAAGACCCGTGCGACGACATCGACGACCTCGTCCGCGGGCGTCTGGCCGAAGTCGAGGAACGCATCGCCAGGCTCACCAACCTGCGCGCCGAGCTCAAGGGCATGCTCACCAGCCACGCCCACGGCAAGGTCGCCGAGTGCCGCGTGATGGAAGTCCTCTCCGACCACGACAACTGCAAGCACGAACACTAG
- a CDS encoding aspartate/glutamate racemase family protein codes for MSIRTEFYNQKTIGILGGMSNHATGEYYRLLNDQLAEANNGNTGEIAIVSVNYGNIEHFVFNDLWSEAEAYLAEKLDRLEAARPDVVLCASNSMHLAFEPVISKRQTPYIHIVDPTGHAIREAGISRIGFLGTRFTMNSTKMHRRYLERWGVEIIVPDEQDRDLIDHITLQELCHGIVSPESKSEALDVVADLEERGAQGIILGCTELCLLLRPEDVPHLPAFDTTALHIAAAVDFVRGDDSLVSIGSRLRLAVGG; via the coding sequence GTGTCGATCCGGACCGAATTTTACAACCAGAAGACCATTGGCATTCTCGGGGGCATGAGCAATCACGCCACCGGCGAATATTACCGTCTGCTCAACGATCAGCTCGCCGAGGCCAATAACGGCAATACCGGCGAGATCGCCATCGTCTCGGTCAACTACGGCAATATCGAGCATTTCGTGTTCAACGATCTATGGTCCGAGGCGGAGGCGTATCTCGCCGAAAAGCTCGACCGGCTCGAGGCGGCGCGCCCCGATGTGGTGCTGTGCGCTTCCAATTCCATGCACCTGGCTTTTGAACCGGTGATTTCCAAGCGCCAGACCCCCTATATCCACATTGTCGATCCCACCGGCCACGCCATTCGCGAGGCCGGCATCTCGCGCATCGGGTTCCTCGGCACGCGCTTCACTATGAACTCCACCAAGATGCACCGGCGTTATCTCGAACGCTGGGGCGTGGAGATCATCGTCCCCGACGAGCAGGACCGCGACCTCATCGATCACATCACGCTCCAGGAGCTGTGCCACGGCATCGTGAGCCCCGAGAGCAAGAGCGAGGCGCTAGACGTGGTTGCCGATCTCGAGGAGCGCGGTGCCCAGGGCATCATCCTGGGGTGCACCGAGCTCTGCCTGCTGCTCAGGCCCGAGGACGTGCCGCACCTGCCTGCCTTCGATACCACCGCGCTCCACATCGCCGCGGCGGTCGATTTCGTGCGTGGCGATGACAGCCTCGTCTCCATCGGCAGCCGCCTGCGCTTGGCGGTCGGCGGCTGA
- a CDS encoding GAF domain-containing protein has product MTDPAIAKALADFDAAIATAQDAEAPWRALEALAQVVVGAKLFTVMKVDWANDRSGRVYSSDPEAYPVSGTKPINRTHWFDTIHTQRKPFVANTIAGIAEVFPDHETIWSLGCGSVLNYPVSIGGDMIGTVNMLHEEHFYTPERVAAAELLSLPAKTAFLAAEHLERTRKAA; this is encoded by the coding sequence ATGACCGATCCCGCAATCGCCAAGGCATTGGCGGATTTCGACGCCGCCATCGCGACCGCCCAGGATGCCGAGGCGCCCTGGCGCGCGCTCGAAGCCCTGGCCCAGGTCGTGGTCGGCGCCAAGCTCTTCACCGTCATGAAGGTCGATTGGGCCAACGACCGGTCCGGCCGCGTCTATAGCAGCGACCCCGAGGCCTATCCCGTCTCCGGCACCAAGCCCATCAACCGCACCCACTGGTTCGATACCATCCACACCCAGCGCAAGCCGTTCGTTGCCAACACCATTGCCGGCATCGCCGAAGTGTTTCCCGATCACGAAACCATCTGGTCGCTCGGCTGCGGTTCGGTGCTGAACTATCCGGTCTCGATCGGCGGCGACATGATCGGCACCGTCAACATGCTCCACGAGGAGCATTTCTATACGCCCGAGCGCGTGGCAGCCGCCGAACTGCTCTCGCTCCCCGCCAAGACCGCCTTCCTTGCGGCCGAGCATCTGGAGCGCACCAGGAAGGCCGCTTGA
- a CDS encoding ABC transporter substrate-binding protein translates to MKLFKAALLAAVLTMPMASVATYAATPADVLVVAQNIDDIVSIDPAEAYEFSSGEYVTQTYDRLVQYDAPDVKTLAPGLATEWTADDANKTITFTLRDGVTFSSGNPLRAEDVVYSFKRVVMLNKAPAFILTQLGWTPENIDSMVTADGNKVVVKYDGDFSSAFVLNVLAARPASVVDAVTVQANEKDGDYGNAFLKGASAGSGPFILKAFRPGELINLDANPNYFGGAPAMKSVIIRHVAEAATQQLLLESGDVDMAKNLTPDQISSLSGKDNVKVETYPQAAVHFLSFNQKDEALTNPAIWEAARYLVDYKGMTDSFLKGQMEIHQAFWPKGFPGSLDDTPYSYDVEKAKQILADGGVKTPMTVTLDVINSTPFTDMAQSLQASFAEAGINFEIIPGTGSQVITKYRARTHEGMLLYWGPDFMDPDSNAKAFAFNEDNSDDNYQSTTTWRNGWAVPAEMNEETKAARAEADPAKRNEMYIDLQKKVQADSPIVIMFQAATQVAMDKNIEGYVNGATSDFVFYRLVKKN, encoded by the coding sequence ATGAAACTCTTCAAGGCCGCGCTGCTCGCGGCCGTCCTGACCATGCCGATGGCATCGGTCGCGACCTACGCGGCGACTCCCGCCGACGTGCTGGTGGTGGCCCAGAACATCGACGACATCGTCTCGATCGATCCGGCGGAAGCCTATGAATTCTCGTCGGGCGAATACGTCACCCAGACCTATGACCGCCTGGTCCAGTACGATGCTCCCGACGTCAAGACCCTGGCGCCGGGCCTGGCCACCGAGTGGACCGCCGACGACGCGAACAAGACCATCACCTTCACCCTGCGTGACGGCGTGACGTTCTCGTCGGGCAACCCGCTGCGCGCCGAGGACGTGGTCTATTCGTTCAAGCGCGTCGTGATGCTCAACAAGGCTCCGGCCTTCATCCTGACCCAGCTCGGCTGGACCCCGGAGAACATCGACTCCATGGTCACCGCCGACGGCAACAAGGTCGTGGTCAAGTATGACGGCGACTTCTCGTCCGCGTTCGTGCTCAACGTGCTCGCCGCCCGCCCCGCTTCGGTGGTGGATGCGGTGACCGTGCAGGCCAACGAAAAGGACGGCGACTACGGCAATGCGTTCCTCAAGGGCGCCTCGGCCGGTTCGGGCCCGTTCATCCTCAAGGCCTTCCGCCCGGGCGAGCTGATCAACCTGGACGCCAACCCGAACTATTTCGGCGGCGCCCCGGCCATGAAGTCGGTGATCATCCGTCACGTTGCCGAAGCCGCTACCCAGCAGCTGCTGCTGGAATCGGGCGACGTCGACATGGCCAAGAACCTGACCCCGGACCAGATCTCGAGCCTTTCGGGCAAGGATAATGTCAAGGTCGAAACCTACCCGCAGGCCGCCGTGCACTTCCTCTCCTTCAACCAGAAGGACGAAGCGCTGACCAACCCGGCGATCTGGGAAGCGGCTCGCTACCTCGTCGACTACAAGGGCATGACGGACTCGTTCCTGAAGGGCCAGATGGAAATCCACCAGGCCTTCTGGCCGAAGGGCTTCCCCGGCTCGCTCGATGACACGCCCTATAGCTACGATGTCGAAAAGGCCAAGCAGATCCTGGCCGATGGCGGCGTCAAGACTCCGATGACCGTCACGCTCGACGTCATCAACTCGACCCCGTTCACCGACATGGCGCAGTCGCTGCAGGCTTCGTTCGCCGAGGCCGGCATCAACTTCGAGATCATCCCGGGCACCGGCTCGCAGGTGATCACCAAGTACCGCGCCCGAACCCACGAAGGCATGCTGCTCTACTGGGGCCCGGACTTCATGGACCCGGATTCGAACGCCAAGGCCTTCGCCTTCAACGAAGACAATTCGGACGACAACTACCAGTCGACCACCACCTGGCGTAACGGCTGGGCCGTTCCGGCCGAGATGAACGAAGAAACCAAGGCTGCACGCGCCGAAGCCGATCCGGCCAAGCGCAACGAGATGTATATCGACCTGCAGAAGAAGGTTCAGGCCGACTCCCCCATCGTCATCATGTTCCAGGCCGCCACCCAGGTTGCCATGGACAAGAACATCGAGGGCTATGTGAACGGAGCGACCAGCGACTTCGTCTTCTACCGCCTGGTCAAGAAGAACTAA
- a CDS encoding M24 family metallopeptidase, with the protein MYEERLARLREQMAATGTDLVVVGPSSHLVWLTGMSPHGDERPVLLIVSKDNAGFLMPALNADSQRPHTQLPFYTWTDADGPNGALSTLLADLGANRDGLSIALDETMRADFALLVIDALPGARRKFLTDTVGYLRARKDEAEYAALKMNAVLNDGAMKAGFAALKPGVTELEVGQAIRNYYLANGAKPEFVSVCFGENGAFPHHHTGNRMLKANEAVLIDIGGRKDGYPSDMTRVAVVGETPAEFDKVVGVLERAVQAALAAAKPGVAAKEVDKAARDVITEAGYGEFFLHRTGHGLGIDVHEPPFITGTSETILDEGNVFSIEPGIYLNGKFGVRLEEIVIVRGNQAEVLSELPRTPVHIKA; encoded by the coding sequence ATGTATGAAGAACGCCTGGCGCGATTGCGCGAACAGATGGCAGCTACCGGGACGGACCTGGTCGTCGTGGGCCCCTCCTCCCACCTGGTCTGGCTGACCGGTATGTCGCCGCATGGCGACGAGCGTCCGGTCCTGCTGATCGTCAGCAAGGACAATGCAGGGTTCCTGATGCCGGCGCTCAATGCCGACAGCCAGCGCCCACATACCCAATTGCCCTTCTACACCTGGACCGACGCGGACGGCCCCAATGGCGCGCTCTCCACGCTGCTGGCCGACCTCGGCGCCAACCGGGACGGACTTTCCATCGCGCTCGACGAGACCATGCGCGCCGATTTCGCGCTGCTGGTGATCGACGCCCTGCCCGGCGCCAGGCGCAAGTTCCTCACCGACACGGTCGGGTACCTGCGCGCCCGCAAGGACGAAGCCGAATATGCCGCGCTCAAGATGAACGCGGTGCTCAACGATGGCGCCATGAAGGCGGGCTTCGCCGCGCTCAAGCCGGGCGTCACCGAGCTCGAAGTCGGCCAGGCCATCCGCAACTATTACCTCGCCAATGGCGCCAAGCCGGAATTCGTCTCGGTGTGCTTCGGCGAGAACGGCGCCTTCCCGCACCACCACACCGGCAACCGCATGCTCAAGGCCAACGAGGCTGTGCTGATCGACATCGGCGGACGCAAGGACGGCTATCCCTCCGACATGACGCGCGTGGCCGTGGTGGGTGAAACCCCGGCCGAGTTCGACAAGGTCGTGGGCGTGCTCGAGCGCGCCGTGCAGGCGGCGCTGGCCGCCGCCAAGCCGGGCGTGGCCGCCAAGGAAGTGGACAAGGCCGCCCGCGACGTCATCACGGAAGCGGGCTATGGCGAGTTCTTCCTGCACCGCACGGGCCATGGCCTGGGCATCGACGTGCATGAGCCGCCCTTCATCACCGGGACGTCCGAAACGATCCTGGACGAAGGCAATGTCTTCTCGATCGAGCCGGGGATCTATCTCAACGGCAAGTTCGGGGTGCGGCTGGAGGAGATCGTGATCGTGCGCGGCAACCAGGCCGAGGTGCTTTCCGAATTGCCGCGCACGCCGGTTCACATCAAGGCATAG
- a CDS encoding helix-turn-helix domain-containing protein, translated as MSPAAGKSAATAQPKVGSLIRARRQQLRMTLQELCDAAGISVGYLSQVERDHATPSLGTLAQIARSLDLGVDYFIATPSAEDGLTRDAERNRFSVDGSSIIYERIAADFTGNVLSSFILNVPPGYNSETVSHEGEEILFVLAGEISLRIDEQDVTLGAGDSMHFRGNRPHSWTNDSNEIARLLWTGTLPMFRSRAERPALRSSRATGKTKKTTLQKENTE; from the coding sequence GTGTCACCCGCGGCCGGTAAATCCGCTGCAACGGCGCAGCCCAAGGTCGGGTCGCTCATCCGCGCCCGGCGCCAGCAATTGCGCATGACGCTCCAGGAGCTGTGCGACGCCGCCGGCATCTCGGTAGGCTACCTCAGCCAGGTGGAGCGTGACCATGCGACTCCCTCGCTCGGTACCCTGGCCCAGATCGCGCGCAGCCTCGATCTGGGCGTAGACTATTTCATCGCCACGCCCAGCGCCGAAGACGGCCTGACGCGCGATGCGGAACGCAACCGGTTTTCGGTCGACGGCTCGTCCATCATCTACGAGCGCATCGCGGCCGACTTCACCGGCAACGTCCTCTCCTCTTTTATACTGAATGTGCCGCCCGGGTATAACTCGGAGACGGTGAGCCACGAGGGCGAGGAAATTCTCTTCGTGCTCGCCGGCGAAATCTCCCTGCGGATCGACGAGCAGGACGTCACGCTCGGGGCGGGCGACAGCATGCACTTCCGCGGCAACCGCCCGCATTCGTGGACCAACGACAGCAACGAGATTGCGCGCCTCCTATGGACCGGCACCCTGCCGATGTTCCGGTCGCGCGCGGAGCGCCCGGCCCTGCGCAGTTCTAGGGCCACGGGAAAAACGAAAAAGACTACGCTTCAGAAGGAGAACACCGAATGA
- a CDS encoding ABC transporter ATP-binding protein yields the protein MSAIVIDNLDVSYGETKVTRGIGFTVAEGESFALVGESGSGKTTVLKAIAGLARTWTGSISVFGQPRGHGIDRGFARQCQMVFQDPYGSLHPRKTVDAVLSEPLAIHGVGGDHGKRVEDMLDAVGLDRKFRFRFPHQLSGGQRQRVAIARALMLEPKLLLLDEPTSALDVSVQAEILNLLKRLRREQGLTYLMVTHNLPVVSFLCDRLAVMRHGKVVEIADVGQLKRGELVNPYSRELIELSATPSQT from the coding sequence ATGAGCGCCATCGTCATCGACAATCTCGACGTTTCCTATGGCGAGACCAAAGTCACGCGCGGCATCGGTTTCACCGTCGCCGAGGGCGAGAGCTTCGCGCTCGTGGGCGAGAGCGGTTCGGGCAAGACCACCGTGCTCAAGGCCATTGCCGGGCTCGCCCGGACCTGGACGGGCTCCATCTCGGTCTTCGGCCAGCCTCGTGGCCATGGCATCGACCGTGGCTTTGCCCGCCAGTGCCAGATGGTCTTCCAGGACCCCTATGGCTCCCTTCATCCGCGCAAGACCGTCGATGCGGTGCTGAGCGAACCGCTCGCCATCCATGGCGTCGGCGGCGACCACGGCAAGCGCGTCGAGGACATGCTCGATGCCGTCGGCCTCGATCGCAAGTTCCGCTTCCGCTTCCCCCATCAGCTCTCCGGCGGCCAGCGCCAGCGTGTCGCCATCGCTCGCGCCCTCATGCTCGAACCCAAGCTGCTGCTGCTCGATGAGCCGACCTCGGCGCTCGACGTTTCGGTGCAGGCCGAGATCCTGAACCTGCTCAAGCGCTTGCGCCGCGAGCAGGGACTCACATACCTGATGGTGACGCACAACCTGCCCGTCGTCTCGTTCCTGTGCGACCGCCTGGCCGTCATGCGCCACGGCAAGGTCGTCGAGATCGCCGATGTCGGGCAGTTGAAGCGCGGCGAACTCGTCAATCCCTATTCCCGGGAACTGATCGAGCTCAGCGCCACTCCTTCCCAGACCTGA
- a CDS encoding ABC transporter permease: MASTRDWLLDDSPSSRFQARMGRGYRVFRSLLGNPLAVLGAIIVIGLIVMAVFAPLFATHSPTAQNLSMRLMPPSGENWMGTDELGRDIWSRVVFGSQITLVIVLLVAVLAAPVGLVVGAVSGYFGGWVDRILMGITDIFLSMPKLILALAFVAALGPGIQNAIIAIAIATWPSYARIARAETLTIRNSEFISAVELQGASRLRVIVAHILPLCTSSMIVRVTLDMAGIILTAAGLGFIGLGAQPPLPEWGAMISRGRSFILDQWWVATMPGFAIVIVSLGFCFLGDGLRDVLDPKHGERQ, translated from the coding sequence ATGGCTTCCACTCGTGATTGGCTCCTGGACGATTCCCCGTCCTCGCGCTTCCAGGCGCGCATGGGGCGCGGTTACCGCGTCTTTCGCTCGTTGCTGGGCAACCCCCTTGCCGTGCTCGGCGCGATCATCGTCATCGGCCTCATCGTCATGGCGGTCTTCGCCCCGCTTTTCGCCACGCACTCCCCGACCGCCCAGAACCTTTCGATGCGCCTCATGCCGCCCTCGGGCGAGAACTGGATGGGCACGGACGAACTGGGTCGCGATATCTGGAGCCGCGTCGTCTTCGGCTCGCAGATCACCCTCGTGATCGTGCTGCTGGTGGCGGTGCTTGCCGCCCCGGTCGGCCTCGTCGTCGGCGCCGTCTCCGGCTATTTCGGCGGCTGGGTCGACAGGATCCTGATGGGCATCACCGACATTTTCCTCTCGATGCCCAAGCTCATCCTGGCCCTGGCCTTCGTCGCCGCCCTCGGCCCGGGCATCCAGAACGCCATCATCGCCATCGCCATCGCGACCTGGCCTAGCTACGCCCGCATTGCGCGGGCCGAGACGCTGACCATCCGCAATTCCGAGTTCATCTCCGCCGTCGAGCTTCAGGGCGCCTCGCGCCTCCGCGTCATCGTCGCCCACATCCTGCCGCTCTGCACCTCCTCGATGATCGTGCGCGTCACCCTCGACATGGCCGGCATTATCCTGACGGCCGCCGGTCTCGGCTTCATCGGCCTGGGGGCTCAGCCCCCGCTCCCCGAATGGGGGGCCATGATCTCGCGCGGGCGCTCGTTCATCCTCGATCAGTGGTGGGTCGCCACCATGCCGGGCTTTGCCATCGTCATCGTCAGCCTGGGCTTCTGCTTCCTCGGCGACGGTCTGCGCGACGTGCTCGACCCCAAGCACGGAGAACGCCAGTGA
- a CDS encoding GNAT family N-acetyltransferase has product MVTVRRAEERDVADIAAIYAHEAVIANTGQVPFRTEAFWRDFYKSRDPDGLELVGVVDGVAAGHLGLITNRAPRRKHVASFGIAVHPDFQGRGVGKALMAEMLHQADNWLNLVRIELSVAAGNDRAIGLYEKHGFIFEGQTRFDIFSGGTYRHTNHMARFRPGFEG; this is encoded by the coding sequence ATGGTCACCGTCCGGCGCGCCGAGGAGCGCGATGTCGCCGATATCGCCGCCATCTATGCGCATGAGGCGGTGATCGCCAATACCGGCCAGGTGCCGTTCCGCACGGAGGCGTTCTGGCGGGATTTCTACAAGAGCCGCGATCCCGACGGGCTGGAACTGGTCGGGGTCGTGGACGGGGTCGCCGCCGGACACCTGGGGCTGATCACCAACCGCGCCCCGCGCCGCAAGCATGTGGCGAGCTTCGGCATCGCGGTGCATCCCGATTTCCAGGGACGCGGGGTCGGCAAGGCGCTGATGGCCGAAATGCTGCACCAGGCCGATAACTGGCTCAACCTGGTGCGGATCGAACTGAGCGTGGCGGCCGGGAATGACAGGGCCATCGGGCTCTACGAGAAGCACGGCTTCATCTTCGAGGGCCAGACCCGGTTCGATATCTTTTCGGGCGGCACCTATAGGCACACCAACCATATGGCGCGGTTCCGGCCGGGGTTCGAGGGCTAG
- a CDS encoding ABC transporter ATP-binding protein: MTNLLEVRNLRVTFPTARGPVDVVKGISFSLGRERLGIVGESGSGKSMTGRSILRLIRAPGRVTAERLDFDGVDLLRQSEKQLRAIRGARISMIMQDPKFSLNPVMTIGAQIAEALLTHQRLGRGDIRQRVHAMLESVRIADPERVAKLYPHEVSGGMGQRVMIAMMLIPEPDLLIADEPTSALDVSVQAQVLDIIDDLVKRKGMGLIFISHDLNLVSSYCDRILVMYAGSVVEECVAGELQNARHPYTQGLLAAIPRLNETRDELPVLDRSGWAA, translated from the coding sequence GTGACCAATCTGCTCGAAGTTCGCAACCTGCGCGTCACCTTCCCCACGGCTCGCGGGCCGGTCGATGTGGTCAAGGGCATCTCCTTTTCGCTCGGTCGCGAGCGCCTCGGCATCGTGGGCGAAAGCGGCTCGGGCAAGTCCATGACCGGCCGTTCGATCCTCCGGCTCATCCGCGCGCCGGGCCGCGTCACCGCCGAGCGCCTCGATTTCGACGGGGTCGACCTGCTGCGCCAGTCCGAAAAGCAGCTGCGCGCCATTCGCGGCGCCCGCATTTCGATGATCATGCAGGACCCGAAATTCTCGCTGAACCCGGTCATGACCATCGGCGCCCAGATCGCCGAGGCCCTGCTGACCCACCAGCGTCTCGGGCGCGGCGACATCCGCCAGCGCGTCCATGCCATGCTCGAATCGGTGCGCATCGCCGATCCCGAGCGCGTCGCCAAGCTCTATCCCCATGAGGTCTCCGGCGGCATGGGCCAGCGTGTCATGATCGCCATGATGCTGATCCCCGAGCCGGACCTGCTGATCGCCGACGAGCCGACCTCCGCGCTCGATGTCTCCGTCCAGGCCCAGGTGCTCGACATCATCGACGATCTGGTCAAGCGCAAAGGCATGGGGCTGATCTTCATCAGCCACGACCTCAACCTCGTCTCGAGCTATTGCGACCGGATCCTGGTCATGTATGCGGGCTCGGTGGTCGAGGAATGCGTGGCGGGCGAGCTGCAGAACGCCAGGCACCCCTATACGCAAGGGCTCCTCGCCGCCATTCCGCGCCTCAACGAGACGCGCGACGAACTTCCCGTCCTCGATCGTTCCGGATGGGCAGCATGA
- a CDS encoding ABC transporter permease, protein MAFEPDSAAEVVIEEETKGRGGRPHGFWKFLLAVGGFVLTIALTFLGLLAITFFIGRVIPIDPVLAVVGDRAPRAVYEAARVQMGLDQPLPIQFIRYIGSVLSGDLGMSVSTGKPVAQDLARVFPATLEMATLGIIIGVVLGVPMGVFAAARQGKLADQIIRVVGLLGYSVPAFWLGLVGLAVFYARLKWVGGPGRIDIFYDGLVQPVTGLLLIDSLIAGDFEIFMNAVWHLILPASVLGFFSLAYIARMTRSFMLDQLAQEYVTTARVKGVPERMVIWRHAFRPILVPLITVVALSYAGLLEGSVMIETVFSWPGIGNYLTTALLNADMNAVLGATLVIGAVFIAINKISDVLYRVLDPRAR, encoded by the coding sequence GTGGCCTTCGAACCCGACTCCGCAGCTGAGGTCGTCATCGAAGAGGAAACCAAGGGCCGGGGCGGGCGACCGCACGGTTTCTGGAAGTTTCTTCTTGCCGTTGGCGGCTTCGTTCTCACCATCGCCCTGACCTTTCTGGGGCTGCTCGCCATCACCTTCTTCATCGGCCGCGTGATCCCGATCGATCCGGTGCTCGCCGTCGTCGGCGACCGCGCGCCCCGCGCCGTCTATGAAGCGGCGCGTGTTCAGATGGGGCTCGACCAGCCGCTTCCCATCCAGTTCATCCGCTATATCGGCTCGGTCCTGAGCGGGGACCTGGGCATGTCCGTCTCGACCGGCAAGCCCGTGGCGCAGGACCTGGCGCGCGTCTTCCCGGCTACCCTGGAGATGGCGACCCTGGGCATCATCATCGGCGTCGTGCTCGGCGTGCCGATGGGCGTCTTCGCGGCCGCCCGCCAGGGCAAGCTCGCCGACCAGATCATCCGCGTCGTCGGGCTCCTGGGCTATTCGGTTCCCGCCTTCTGGCTCGGCCTCGTCGGCCTTGCCGTCTTCTATGCCCGCCTCAAATGGGTGGGCGGCCCGGGCCGCATCGATATCTTCTATGACGGCCTCGTCCAGCCGGTGACCGGGCTCCTGCTCATCGACAGCCTCATCGCCGGTGATTTCGAGATCTTCATGAATGCCGTCTGGCATCTCATCCTGCCGGCGTCGGTCCTGGGCTTCTTCAGCCTCGCCTACATCGCCCGCATGACGCGCTCGTTCATGCTCGACCAGCTTGCCCAGGAATATGTGACGACCGCGCGCGTCAAGGGCGTGCCCGAGCGAATGGTCATCTGGCGCCACGCCTTCAGGCCCATTCTCGTGCCCCTGATCACGGTCGTGGCCCTTTCCTACGCCGGCCTACTCGAAGGCTCGGTGATGATCGAGACGGTGTTCTCCTGGCCGGGGATCGGCAACTACCTCACCACCGCGCTCCTCAATGCCGATATGAATGCGGTGCTCGGCGCCACCCTGGTGATCGGCGCCGTCTTCATCGCGATCAACAAGATTTCGGACGTGCTCTACCGCGTCCTCGACCCGAGGGCTCGCTGA